Proteins encoded in a region of the Marinobacter arenosus genome:
- a CDS encoding cryptochrome/photolyase family protein, with protein MANLILILGDQLTPDISALDDADPTRDRIVMAEVGEEAGYTNHHKKKLVLLFSAMRHFADGLEREGWHVHYQTFHPDNDLQSLEAVVADQLQTLEADRVITTECGELRLHEQISHWHERLGVPVEIRPDTRFIASKEEFADWAEGRKQLRMEFFYREMRRKTGLLMTGDGQPEGGQWNFDADNRKKWTGKPPAPAPFRVEPDAITREVIELVDKHLADHFGTTEDFHFAVTPEDAQAALEHFIDFALPCFGDFQDAISDTEDWLFHAVLSPYINCGLLDPLTVCEAAAQAWYSGRAPINAVEGFIRQILGWREFVRGIYWLHMPDYAKENRLGNTRRLPWFYWTGETKMRCMHKAIDATRRNAYAHHIQRLMVTGNFALLAGVTPEEICDWYLAVYADAYDWVELPNVLGMVMHADGGYLGSKPYAASGKYIQRMSDHCSNCHYKVNKSTEDDACPFNALYWHFINRHRDDFAGNPRMGMMYRNWDKQKPERREALLHRANTLLDQLEQL; from the coding sequence ATGGCCAACCTGATCCTGATCCTGGGCGATCAACTGACCCCCGACATCAGCGCCCTCGATGATGCCGACCCGACGAGGGACCGGATCGTCATGGCCGAAGTCGGCGAGGAGGCCGGCTACACCAATCACCACAAGAAGAAACTCGTGCTGCTGTTCAGCGCCATGCGGCACTTCGCAGACGGTCTCGAACGGGAAGGTTGGCACGTGCATTACCAGACGTTCCATCCGGACAACGACCTCCAGAGCCTGGAAGCCGTGGTTGCCGACCAGTTGCAAACGCTGGAAGCGGATAGGGTCATCACCACCGAGTGCGGAGAGTTGCGGCTGCACGAACAGATCAGCCATTGGCACGAACGGCTGGGCGTGCCGGTGGAGATTCGCCCGGATACCCGCTTCATCGCCAGCAAGGAGGAGTTTGCGGACTGGGCCGAAGGCCGAAAACAGCTGCGAATGGAGTTCTTCTACCGGGAAATGCGCCGAAAAACCGGCTTATTGATGACGGGTGATGGCCAGCCCGAGGGCGGCCAATGGAACTTCGACGCCGACAACCGGAAAAAGTGGACCGGCAAGCCGCCGGCACCCGCTCCCTTTCGCGTCGAGCCGGATGCCATCACCCGGGAAGTGATCGAACTGGTGGACAAACACCTTGCCGATCACTTCGGCACCACCGAGGACTTCCACTTCGCCGTTACCCCGGAGGATGCCCAGGCGGCGCTCGAGCACTTTATTGATTTTGCCCTGCCCTGTTTCGGTGATTTCCAGGATGCCATCTCCGACACCGAGGACTGGCTGTTTCACGCCGTTCTATCGCCCTACATCAACTGCGGCCTGCTGGATCCCCTGACCGTGTGTGAGGCCGCCGCCCAGGCCTGGTACTCGGGCCGGGCACCGATCAACGCGGTGGAGGGGTTTATCCGCCAGATCCTCGGCTGGCGCGAGTTCGTCCGGGGGATCTACTGGCTGCACATGCCCGACTACGCCAAAGAGAACCGCCTGGGCAACACCCGCCGCCTGCCCTGGTTCTACTGGACCGGCGAGACGAAGATGCGGTGCATGCACAAAGCCATCGATGCGACCCGCCGCAACGCCTATGCACACCACATTCAGCGACTGATGGTCACGGGCAACTTTGCCCTGCTGGCCGGCGTCACCCCCGAGGAGATCTGCGATTGGTACCTGGCGGTCTACGCCGACGCCTACGACTGGGTCGAGCTGCCCAACGTGCTGGGCATGGTGATGCACGCCGACGGCGGCTATCTCGGCTCCAAACCCTACGCTGCCAGCGGCAAGTACATCCAGCGCATGTCCGATCACTGCAGCAACTGTCACTACAAGGTGAACAAGAGCACGGAAGACGATGCCTGCCCCTTCAATGCCCTGTACTGGCACTTTATCAACCGGCACCGGGATGACTTCGCGGGGAATCCCCGAATGGGCATGATGTACCGAAACTGGGACAAGCAGAAACCAGAGCGGCGGGAAGCGCTGCTCCATCGGGCCAACACACTGCTGGACCAGCTGGAGCAGCTTTAA